From Blastocatellia bacterium, a single genomic window includes:
- a CDS encoding ATP-binding protein, which translates to PMAPLEIEVESLLAHLDDYAEDFREVRGQAHAKRAIEVATAGAHNIILLCPERRVTPWLVRALLL; encoded by the coding sequence GCCGATGGCGCCGCTTGAGATCGAAGTCGAATCGTTGCTCGCGCACCTGGACGATTACGCCGAAGACTTCCGCGAGGTGCGCGGTCAGGCGCATGCCAAGCGCGCCATCGAAGTCGCCACCGCCGGGGCGCACAACATCATTCTGTTATGTCCAGAACGCCGGGTTACACCTTGGCTGGTCAGGGCACTATTACTATAA